The following are from one region of the Lacinutrix sp. Bg11-31 genome:
- the hpf gene encoding ribosome hibernation-promoting factor, HPF/YfiA family: MTVNYEYDGVTASPELETYVKGKIDKLFSKYEFIVRADVFFKTENTSTRNSKMKTSIRLSAPGPRLFADTTSDSFHKSASEVISALERQLEKRKGVMQTH, translated from the coding sequence ATGACAGTGAACTATGAATACGATGGTGTAACAGCTAGCCCAGAATTAGAAACTTACGTAAAAGGAAAAATAGATAAATTATTTAGTAAATATGAATTTATAGTACGTGCAGACGTTTTTTTTAAGACAGAAAACACTTCAACTAGAAATTCTAAAATGAAAACATCAATTAGACTTAGTGCTCCTGGGCCAAGATTGTTTGCAGACACTACAAGTGATTCTTTTCACAAAAGTGCATCAGAAGTTATTTCAGCGCTTGAGAGACAACTAGAAAAACGAAAAGGTGTAATGCAAACGCATTAG
- a CDS encoding class I SAM-dependent rRNA methyltransferase has translation MSQFTKSITSSYTPKRLATKLNANGERFVLQGHPWLFSDNITKINDDAKSGDLAIIFGKNKNKVIGLGLYDGNSPIRIKMLHSGNTGATINAEFFNTKIEEAFAKRQSLLQTNTNSYRLLFGENDGFPGLIADVYAHVLVVKIYSEIWLPYLEYILESLQAVSKVKTIVIRLSRSMEQSKLHNLQNGEVVYGVLENEVVEFVEHDVNFSANVIKGHKTGYFLDHRANRKQVGEWSKGKTVLDVFSYAGGFSVHALANGAKEVTSLDISKQALEIAVLNGKLNPYSGTHKTIADDAFAAMKQMIKNKQTFDVVIIDPPSFAKQQSEIELAKKKYAQLAQLGVKLTAKKGLLVLASCSSRVLADVFFDINTHVLNESSRTSECILKTYHDSDHPIGFLEGAYLKCGYYRFEG, from the coding sequence ATGTCTCAGTTCACTAAAAGTATTACTTCAAGTTACACGCCTAAACGATTAGCAACCAAGCTAAACGCTAATGGAGAACGATTTGTGCTACAAGGTCATCCTTGGTTGTTTAGTGATAACATTACTAAAATTAACGACGATGCCAAAAGTGGAGATTTGGCTATTATCTTCGGAAAAAATAAAAATAAAGTTATTGGTCTTGGTTTGTATGATGGTAATTCACCTATTCGTATAAAAATGTTACATAGTGGAAATACTGGTGCAACTATAAATGCTGAGTTTTTCAATACTAAAATTGAAGAAGCCTTTGCTAAACGCCAATCTTTACTACAAACAAATACTAACAGTTACCGATTGTTATTTGGTGAAAACGATGGTTTTCCAGGACTAATTGCAGATGTTTATGCACATGTATTAGTGGTTAAGATATATTCTGAAATATGGCTTCCGTATTTAGAATATATTTTAGAAAGCTTACAAGCTGTTTCTAAGGTTAAAACGATAGTGATTAGACTTAGTAGAAGCATGGAACAATCTAAATTACACAACCTCCAAAATGGCGAGGTCGTTTATGGTGTTTTAGAAAATGAAGTTGTTGAATTTGTAGAGCATGATGTTAATTTCTCGGCAAATGTTATTAAAGGTCATAAAACAGGTTACTTTTTAGATCATAGAGCCAATAGAAAGCAAGTAGGCGAGTGGAGTAAAGGAAAAACGGTTTTAGATGTGTTTAGTTATGCTGGCGGATTTTCGGTTCATGCACTTGCAAATGGAGCAAAAGAGGTTACTAGTTTAGATATTAGTAAGCAAGCCTTGGAAATTGCCGTTTTAAACGGAAAGTTAAATCCGTATTCTGGAACGCACAAAACCATTGCAGACGATGCATTTGCTGCTATGAAGCAAATGATTAAAAACAAGCAAACCTTTGATGTTGTTATTATAGATCCTCCAAGTTTTGCAAAACAACAAAGTGAAATAGAATTAGCGAAAAAAAAATATGCACAATTAGCACAATTAGGAGTAAAGCTTACTGCTAAAAAAGGCTTGTTGGTTTTAGCATCGTGTTCTTCGCGAGTGTTAGCCGATGTTTTTTTCGATATTAATACTCATGTTTTAAATGAAAGCAGTAGAACGTCGGAATGTATCTTAAAAACATATCATGATAGCGATCATCCTATTGGTTTTCTCGAAGGTGCTTATTTAAAGTGTGGTTATTATCGTTTTGAAGGTTAA
- a CDS encoding DEAD/DEAH box helicase, with the protein MSTFKDLGIHNDYVKSLKELGIKTPTDIQEQAIPILIKSKKDFIGLAQTGTGKTAAYGLPALHKVDPSKRAVQGLIIAPTRELVQQIKKQLFKFTKYNTKKIFVEGVYGGEKIDIQISNLQRPTHIIVATPGRLVDLLDRNIIDLTHINTLILDEADEMLSMGFKKDLNTILDATTKSARNTWLFSATMPDELKNIVSRYISKDAARVEIDRESIVNANISHHYVKSSIVDKAHTVMRLLEDREEERGIIFCRTKAGTQSLKQQLQKEGFNVDALEGDMTQKERDKVMRAFKNTNLQILISTDVSARGIDVNNLAFIIHHQLPEHIEYYTHRSGRTARAGKKGQSIALILPSELNKIVDVEKTLGIKIKELTL; encoded by the coding sequence ATGAGTACATTTAAAGACCTAGGAATACATAACGACTACGTAAAATCGCTTAAAGAATTAGGAATTAAAACACCTACAGATATTCAAGAACAAGCAATACCAATACTAATTAAATCTAAAAAAGATTTTATTGGCTTAGCGCAAACTGGAACTGGAAAAACTGCTGCTTATGGCCTACCTGCTTTACATAAAGTAGATCCTAGCAAAAGAGCTGTTCAAGGTTTAATTATTGCTCCAACACGAGAATTGGTTCAGCAAATTAAAAAACAACTTTTTAAATTCACGAAATATAACACCAAAAAAATCTTTGTAGAAGGTGTTTATGGTGGTGAAAAAATAGACATCCAAATTAGTAACTTACAGCGACCAACGCACATTATTGTTGCAACTCCTGGTCGTTTAGTAGATTTGTTAGACAGAAACATAATAGATTTAACACATATTAATACCCTAATTTTAGACGAAGCAGATGAAATGCTAAGTATGGGTTTTAAAAAAGATTTAAATACCATTTTAGATGCGACTACAAAAAGTGCTCGTAATACGTGGTTATTTTCTGCAACAATGCCAGATGAATTAAAAAATATAGTTTCTCGTTACATCTCTAAAGATGCTGCTCGTGTAGAAATAGACCGTGAGAGTATTGTAAACGCTAACATTTCTCATCATTATGTAAAATCTTCTATTGTAGATAAAGCACATACTGTTATGCGTTTGTTAGAAGATAGAGAAGAAGAACGTGGTATTATTTTTTGTAGAACAAAAGCAGGAACGCAATCTTTAAAACAACAATTACAAAAGGAAGGTTTTAATGTCGATGCTCTAGAAGGTGATATGACGCAGAAAGAACGCGATAAAGTAATGAGAGCGTTTAAGAATACTAATTTACAAATATTAATATCTACAGATGTTTCTGCTCGTGGAATAGACGTTAATAACTTGGCTTTTATTATCCACCATCAATTACCAGAACATATAGAATACTACACACATAGAAGTGGACGTACTGCAAGAGCAGGAAAAAAAGGACAATCTATTGCGTTAATACTACCAAGCGAACTTAATAAAATAGTAGACGTAGAAAAGACTTTAGGTATTAAAATTAAGGAACTTACGCTATAA